In Erigeron canadensis isolate Cc75 chromosome 8, C_canadensis_v1, whole genome shotgun sequence, the DNA window AGAGGCCTTTCTATCTTTATAGTAAACCCCAAATTACAAGAAATGTTGAGGCTTATAAAGATGCTTTGGAGGGTTTGAATGATTCCATTATTGGCTATGCTATTAAGGCTAATAAtaattttgtgattttgaaacatttgAGAAGCTTGGGATGTGGGGCTGTTTTGGTTAGTGGGAATGAACTTAGGTTGGCACTTCAAGCtggttttgatcctacaaggtactattaaaaggtttttaagctactaatatatatattttgtgatcATGTTTGTTTGGTTATatgtttaaatttgtttttaatgacTCTTTGGTTTACCATGTTTTCTTTAGTTATGTATGTTGATGATAGTGTGTAGTTTTTGtccttgtttgtttatttatgtattggaATGATGGGGTGTTTGGAATTGGGTTTTGGAAGTGATTGTGGCAATTGGAAGTCAGAAATGAGCTGTTTTGCTGTTTTGGAAATTTGGATGGTTTAAGAATTTAAGAATGTCGATGCGAAATGATGATTATTGAGTTTCTAGTGTTTAGGCATAGCAAAACTGAATATAGTTGTACAGAAACTGGTAGTAAGCGAGTCTTTGACTTGATAACAAAGGTAATCTGAAAATGTTAGTAGGATGGTTCTGATTATCTTAGAATTTACACGTCAAGTGACCAGCAGTTAGTTTCGTTCAGTCCTGTTGtatttagagggtgtttgggattgctcTCTGGGGAAATCAGGTTATGGTATTTGCAAAGCGTTACTTAACAGAAATTGTTTATGGCAAACCAAAAATAAGCACTACATTTTCTTCTAGTAAAAAGtcagttttaacttttaaggaAGCATGCTTAAACCTGCCTTttataaatgacatttttttatGCAACCGGTTTAATTAGCTTCACCATGTCCATACACTAGAAACTTATTAGTTGTGACTAAAAATATAACAATCACTTGTAAAATGTAATCCCAAACTCTCCTTTCGAATTAGAACATAATAATGAACTTCTGGCAACttctgtctttttttttttcaccagGTGATGGGTTTTAACCCTGGTAAAAACAGCAAGTACTATAAGGACCAGCTTGTGATTTCAGTTTCCTGGTAAAACCATAGCTGATTGAGTTTGTGATTTGATGTTAATGATAGGTGTATTTTTAATGGAAATGGGAAGCTTTTGGATGATCTTGTTCTTGCTGCTCAAGAAGGTGTATTTGTTAACATAGATAGTGAATTTGATTTGGATAACATTGTCTCGGCTGCTAGAATTGCTGGGAAGAAGGTTAATGTACTGCTTCGGATCAATCCGGATGTTGACCCTCAGGTTTGTTGTGAAATTTCTCTATATGTATAAACTTGTCAGTTTGCAACAAAGATTTGTGGAATTAAATTACCATCTTTCTGTTGTTAGAACAAGTAAACCCATACATTGACATTGGATGAGGTGGCATTTCAACCTATTTACCTAGAAGTGGGTTGATTCAGGTTGTATTTTACCTCTAAAGGGTTAGTGGGTAAGCTTTAATACCTTTGTTAGAAATGGAATCTACCAAATGGGTCAAACTGGTTAAAAATATCTCAAACCGTATATAGATGGCCACAACTTAACCTGTAACtcattttatttgaaataaCTCGTTTTATTTGAAGTATTTAAATAATTTAGTCATATAGTGTTgatgttcatatatataattactactttcgttattaataaaattcacaaaaaaGGGTCTAAAGGTTTGCTTGCGGGTTAACTTAATCCCTTTTGACATGAATTTCATATTAACCCGTTCTACCAGAACCTGTTATTCAACCTGTCTGACCCATCCGTTCTGCCACCTGTAGCAGATAATTCCAGAATTCTAGAAATTATCTCATGGTTTTAATAATATGGGAGTTTGACTGTTTGAGTGCCTGCCTGGGGAAGACCTATGATCTCTAATGAGAGTGGTGCATCCCATGAAGACCTAAATTGTAGTGTTTTACAGTGTAAAAGAGACAAAACACTAGAAATTTATCATTGTGAAGGGATGCATTCTCTGAATTAATTTCTTATTCTAGGGTAGATCCTGTTTAGTCATTTCCACTTCTTTGATCCTATATATCCAAAGTTCCAAATTATTAGCTGGCCTAATATGAGGAATCCAAAATCAGTCCAGCTTCAAAGTTATTCTCTACGACGATGCTCAATGCTTTATTGAATGATGCgtcatttatttttgtatttacaTTTGTTATCTACTATCCACCATGGATACGGTGCAATACGTTTATATGCTTTAATTGttattatgtaccttttttattattaggtCCATCCTTATGTTGCAACCGGGAATAAGAACTCTAAATTTGGTATTAGAAATGAGAAGCTGCAATGGTTTTTAGATGCCGTGAAGTCTTATTCCGATGAACTAAAGCTAGTTGGGGCTCATTGCCATCTTGGGTCCACCATTACCAAGGTACTCTACATCCCTGTGTCctctttgtttaatttgtaaagtaTCTATTATCTATGTGACGTCTTTGTTTTGTGGGTTCTGTTTGTACGATACTAGGAAAAAAGATGTAACCATGGGTCAATGTAAATGGATTGGCAAAATAGAGAACATAGTGAAATGGTGTGAATTAGATGCGTTCATTTAACCTGTTTGTTCTGGGTTATTTTAGGttattttttagggtttagtatcccggagtgtaagtaactttgTAATATTTCCTATTGTATGTAagtattaaaattttgtatattgtatgtaagtattccgctaaattgaaaacttaatgtaaaacttttactttgaccaatcaaaaacttctacgtgggcagctcatatggttgccacgtatacatttttacattaagcgttcaatttagcgagatacttacatacaatgttCAAGTTTTTTGATGCATACACACAATAGGAAAAGTtgcaaagttacttacactccgAAATACTTAATCCTATTTTTTATCACATGCGTGTCAGATAAAAAATTTAGAATGGGTCACATAGCTCATTAGGGTCATAAGttagtcaaaatatttttatcaataCATACAACCTTTTAATTGTCTTAATACTTGTTGTAATAGTCTTTCTAATCATACCACCCGACCTGACCCATCTTGACTTGTTACCCAGCCTATCAACCTGGTTAAAATCACTACCTCAGTGTATATATAAGAAGATAACCTCTCTTTTTTCAATATTCCCGTCTTTTAGGTTGACATTTTCAGAGATGCCGCTGCCATTATGGTGAAGTTTATTGATGAAATTCGAGCCCAAGGGTTTGGTATTAATTACTTGAATATTGGAGGTGGTCTCGGGATTGACTATTATCATACTGGTACTGTCCTTCCTACACCCAGAGACCTAATCGACACAGTAAGGATTTTCATATTCGACGACTGTTGGCCATCAAGTCATTTTGGATTCTAAACGTCTTGGCTGACATTCTATTTATATTCTATCTGCTGAAGGTCCGGGAGCTAGTTAAGTCTCGAAACCTTACTCTAATCATTGAACCAGGCAGGTCAGTGATAGCAAATACTTGCTGCTTGGTTAATCGTGTGACTGGTGTAAAAACAAACGGCACAAAAAACTTCATTGTGATTGATGGCAGCATGGCTGAGCTTATCCGTCCAAGCCTGTACGATGCTTATCAAGTACGATATAATTATGACCCTTATAATTTTGAGTTGGTTGACTTGTGTTAGTATTATCTCAAATGGGTGAAATAGGCCAAAAATGTTGAAAGTCGCCTGAGGTATATTCTTAATGCATACCTGATACGACCCCCTAGATTGTTCTCATAAATGGATTAGAAGTATTTCAACAAATTGAGTGCCTGGTCATTCATTCTGAGTTTTGACCCAACCCCTTTTGATCTGTACACAAAA includes these proteins:
- the LOC122578173 gene encoding diaminopimelate decarboxylase 1, chloroplastic-like isoform X2, coding for MAAASSSSLHHQSLYFTKPTNNPSIQTKPTSQISLKPLKLKTLSIKSVLSQTSQKTQNFNHCFTKKDDGFLYVEGLKVQEIMESVEEKRPFYLYSKPQITRNVEAYKDALEGLNDSIIGYAIKANNNFVILKHLRSLGCGAVLVSGNELRLALQAGFDPTRCIFNGNGKLLDDLVLAAQEGVFVNIDSEFDLDNIVSAARIAGKKVNVLLRINPDVDPQVHPYVATGNKNSKFGIRNEKLQWFLDAVKSYSDELKLVGAHCHLGSTITKVDIFRDAAAIMVKFIDEIRAQGFGINYLNIGGGLGIDYYHTGTVLPTPRDLIDTVRELVKSRNLTLIIEPGRSVIANTCCLVNRVTGVKTNGTKNFIVIDGSMAELIRPSLYDAYQGVAHIYLNAAHRTGFSSTT
- the LOC122578173 gene encoding diaminopimelate decarboxylase 1, chloroplastic-like isoform X1, which codes for MAAASSSSLHHQSLYFTKPTNNPSIQTKPTSQISLKPLKLKTLSIKSVLSQTSQKTQNFNHCFTKKDDGFLYVEGLKVQEIMESVEEKRPFYLYSKPQITRNVEAYKDALEGLNDSIIGYAIKANNNFVILKHLRSLGCGAVLVSGNELRLALQAGFDPTRCIFNGNGKLLDDLVLAAQEGVFVNIDSEFDLDNIVSAARIAGKKVNVLLRINPDVDPQVHPYVATGNKNSKFGIRNEKLQWFLDAVKSYSDELKLVGAHCHLGSTITKVDIFRDAAAIMVKFIDEIRAQGFGINYLNIGGGLGIDYYHTGTVLPTPRDLIDTVRELVKSRNLTLIIEPGRSVIANTCCLVNRVTGVKTNGTKNFIVIDGSMAELIRPSLYDAYQHIELVSPPPPDSHVTIFDVVGPVCESADFLGKNRDLPAPAMGSGLVVHDAGAYCMSMASTYNLKMRPPEYWVEEDGSLAKIRHGETFDDHMRFFKGL